One Chlorobaculum limnaeum genomic window carries:
- a CDS encoding lipopolysaccharide biosynthesis protein — protein MLSKLKLLAKDTVIYGASTILARSLNYVLVPLYANKLTTFDNGIQAVVYANIALANVIFTYGLETSYLKVASDAIKRNEDERPLFSTAFFSLFVTSILFSALMLFFAPSIAVAIGLAPESGLFIRFAALILFLDTMLVVPFAELRLKRKAIRFALAKVMGVVGGVISTFVLILGVGAGLSGVFIGEALGSLVSLCFILPVLKNLKPFFSPGMYRQLLGIGLPYVPTGIAGLLIHLIDRNLLIRIPQQDIERLYGEGFQASDITGIYGRVAAFGVALQMFIQIFRFAWQPFFLQHADDPEAKPLFRQVMNLSGIAVIVLAVACTFFVPDLVRYHWGGVLYLLPPKYWMGLSILPWIFFSYVFDMISTNLSAGILITGNTKYLPVVTFVGAAVTSLGCWILIPLAGMDGAAVAILFGTAAMCLCMGWYSVRFYPVSYDWGRLALLLGAGLAFAVWHDELLLWLAGFGISGLFAIVVKLLIVLLYLALGTLIFRNEASAVVRMAWKKLRPAGGSGSR, from the coding sequence ATGTTATCCAAACTCAAGCTTCTCGCAAAGGATACGGTCATCTACGGCGCGAGCACCATTCTGGCCCGAAGCCTGAACTATGTGCTCGTTCCGCTCTACGCCAACAAGCTGACCACCTTCGACAACGGCATCCAGGCGGTGGTTTACGCCAACATCGCCCTGGCAAACGTCATTTTCACCTACGGTCTCGAAACCTCCTACCTGAAGGTCGCCTCCGACGCCATCAAGCGCAACGAGGATGAACGCCCGCTGTTTTCGACGGCCTTCTTCAGCCTCTTCGTTACCTCGATCCTTTTTTCGGCGCTGATGCTCTTCTTCGCGCCGTCGATTGCCGTGGCCATCGGTCTGGCGCCTGAATCGGGCCTTTTTATCCGGTTTGCCGCCCTGATTCTCTTTCTCGATACGATGCTGGTCGTGCCCTTCGCCGAATTGCGGCTGAAGCGCAAGGCGATCCGGTTCGCGCTCGCCAAGGTGATGGGGGTGGTCGGCGGCGTCATCAGCACCTTCGTGCTCATCCTCGGCGTCGGGGCGGGGCTCTCCGGCGTCTTTATCGGCGAGGCGCTCGGCTCGCTGGTGAGCCTCTGCTTCATCCTGCCGGTGCTGAAAAATCTCAAGCCTTTTTTCTCGCCCGGCATGTACCGGCAGTTGCTCGGTATCGGCTTGCCCTACGTGCCGACCGGCATCGCGGGCCTCCTGATTCACCTGATCGACCGGAACCTCCTGATCCGCATTCCGCAGCAGGACATCGAACGGCTCTACGGCGAGGGGTTCCAGGCTTCGGACATCACCGGCATTTACGGGCGGGTGGCGGCCTTCGGCGTGGCGCTCCAGATGTTCATCCAGATTTTCCGCTTCGCCTGGCAACCCTTTTTCCTGCAACACGCCGACGATCCCGAAGCGAAGCCGCTCTTCCGCCAGGTGATGAACCTTTCGGGCATCGCGGTGATCGTGCTCGCCGTGGCCTGCACCTTTTTCGTGCCCGATCTGGTTCGCTACCACTGGGGTGGTGTGCTCTATCTCCTGCCGCCGAAGTACTGGATGGGGCTGTCGATTTTGCCGTGGATCTTTTTCAGCTACGTCTTCGATATGATTTCGACCAACCTTTCGGCAGGTATCCTGATTACCGGCAACACGAAATATCTGCCGGTGGTGACCTTCGTCGGCGCGGCGGTGACGTCGCTCGGCTGCTGGATTCTCATTCCGCTCGCCGGCATGGATGGCGCGGCGGTGGCGATTCTGTTCGGCACGGCGGCGATGTGCCTCTGCATGGGGTGGTATTCGGTGCGGTTCTACCCGGTCAGCTACGACTGGGGGAGGCTCGCGCTTCTGCTCGGCGCGGGGCTGGCGTTCGCCGTGTGGCATGACGAGCTGCTCCTCTGGCTCGCCGGATTCGGCATCAGCGGTCTCTTCGCCATCGTCGTGAAGCTGCTCATCGTTTTGCTCTATCTCGCGCTTGGCACGCTCATTTTCCGCAACGAGGCGTCGGCTGTCGTGCGAATGGCGTGGAAGAAATTGCGCCCGGCGGGAGGCTCCGGCAGCCGATGA
- a CDS encoding RNA polymerase sigma factor: MVVNTCYRFVFNREDAEDLAQEVFIEVYRSLDKFREESKLSTWIYRIAVTKSLDHLRKLKRKKRFSSLKRVIGIDDPADSIPAPSDDNPADALVGKERISVLQNALDALPDNQKTAFLLSKQDGYSNQEIADILQTTIPAVESLIHRAKKNLQSRLERHYRSN, translated from the coding sequence ATGGTGGTCAACACCTGTTACCGGTTCGTCTTCAATCGCGAGGATGCCGAGGATCTCGCTCAGGAGGTGTTCATCGAGGTCTATCGCTCGCTGGACAAATTCCGCGAAGAGTCGAAACTCTCCACCTGGATTTACCGGATCGCGGTCACCAAATCGCTCGATCATCTGCGCAAGCTGAAACGCAAGAAACGGTTCAGCTCTCTGAAACGGGTCATCGGTATAGACGACCCGGCGGACTCGATACCGGCCCCGAGCGATGACAATCCCGCCGATGCGCTTGTCGGCAAGGAGCGTATCAGCGTACTGCAAAACGCGCTCGACGCCCTGCCCGACAACCAGAAAACGGCGTTCCTCCTCAGCAAGCAGGATGGATACAGCAATCAGGAAATCGCCGATATTCTCCAGACCACCATCCCGGCGGTCGAATCGCTGATACACCGGGCGAAAAAAAATCTGCAATCACGTCTTGAGCGTCACTACCGCTCGAACTGA
- a CDS encoding DUF4405 domain-containing protein, translating to MTVKQSFKWRVFISAGLVLTFIVMFISGVVLFISPPGRVANWTNWNLLGLTKTGWQNQHIIFGFAFIILSIFHLFVINWKAFLSYIKSKASKGVNSPAELAASMLLFVVLGVGTFWHLPPFEQIIALGEQLSGSWEKKTGTPPVPHAETLSLDELGKLPQVNQPGSELLKKLQSAGLKVRDTRQTLLEIASENGAEVQRLYDILVPAKRSGGLGEGGGWGRKTLGEAAEAAGVTPIALQQALKQQGIEAAPDERIADIASKNGLNTPELIQRINVMTEKR from the coding sequence ATGACTGTCAAGCAATCGTTCAAATGGCGCGTCTTCATCAGCGCCGGTCTGGTATTGACCTTTATCGTCATGTTCATCTCCGGCGTCGTGCTTTTCATCTCTCCGCCGGGAAGAGTGGCGAACTGGACAAACTGGAACCTTCTGGGACTCACTAAAACAGGATGGCAGAACCAGCACATCATTTTCGGCTTCGCCTTCATCATCCTGTCGATCTTCCACCTGTTCGTCATCAACTGGAAGGCGTTTCTCTCCTACATCAAGAGCAAGGCTTCGAAAGGCGTGAACAGCCCTGCCGAACTCGCCGCATCGATGCTCCTGTTTGTGGTGCTGGGCGTCGGCACCTTCTGGCACCTGCCACCCTTCGAGCAGATCATTGCGCTCGGCGAACAGCTTTCGGGATCGTGGGAGAAAAAAACCGGCACGCCACCCGTACCGCATGCTGAAACGCTCTCGCTCGACGAACTGGGCAAACTGCCCCAGGTCAACCAGCCGGGCAGCGAACTACTCAAAAAACTCCAGTCAGCGGGCCTGAAGGTTCGCGACACCCGGCAGACACTGCTCGAAATCGCCTCCGAAAACGGCGCAGAGGTGCAGCGGTTGTACGACATACTGGTTCCGGCAAAGCGCTCTGGCGGACTTGGCGAAGGTGGTGGATGGGGCCGCAAAACGCTCGGCGAAGCTGCCGAGGCTGCCGGCGTGACCCCGATCGCCCTGCAACAGGCGCTGAAGCAGCAGGGCATCGAAGCCGCGCCCGACGAGAGGATCGCCGATATTGCATCGAAAAACGGCCTGAACACTCCCGAACTGATCCAGCGAATCAACGTCATGACCGAAAAGCGGTAA
- a CDS encoding phosphoglucomutase/phosphomannomutase family protein, producing MQVKFGTDGWRAIIAKEYTYNNLKLAALASGKYFLSHPDKSNGVCVGYDTRFMSKEFARYTAEVLSSMGLRVFLADSFVSTPAVSLYTREHKLAGGVMITASHNPPTYNGFKIKASFGGPANPEVIDEIERNLPGIDPATQVTPAENLITMTDIKSEYVAYLESKLDLKLIRESGLKIAHNAMYGAGQDIVTRLLDESMVNCYHCSVNPGFDGINPEPIPQYIVDFVEFFKEVETDVAIINDGDADRIGMLDEKGEFVDSHKLFAIILKYLVEQKGLRGEVAKTFALTDVIDRICLKHDLKMHLLPVGFKYVSRLMGTNDILIGGEESGGIGITSFLPERDGVFTGLLMLEIMARRQKTLTGLVEELYDEYGFFSYNRLDMRVAESKKLAIIAAASGGKLASIAGYPVTGFNDLDGFKYHFEGGWLLIRASGTEPVLRIYCEADSTEKVEKVLAFASKLG from the coding sequence ATGCAAGTCAAATTCGGAACCGATGGGTGGAGGGCAATTATAGCCAAAGAATACACTTACAACAATCTCAAACTGGCCGCGCTGGCCTCTGGAAAATATTTCCTCTCGCATCCCGACAAGTCCAACGGCGTCTGCGTCGGTTACGATACCCGCTTCATGTCCAAGGAATTCGCCCGCTACACGGCTGAGGTGCTCTCCTCGATGGGCCTCAGGGTCTTCCTCGCCGACAGCTTCGTTTCGACGCCTGCGGTTTCGCTTTATACAAGAGAGCACAAGCTCGCGGGCGGCGTCATGATCACCGCATCGCACAATCCGCCGACTTACAACGGCTTCAAGATCAAGGCCTCCTTCGGCGGACCGGCCAACCCGGAGGTGATCGACGAGATAGAACGGAACCTGCCCGGCATCGATCCCGCAACTCAAGTGACTCCTGCGGAAAACCTGATCACGATGACCGACATCAAATCGGAATATGTCGCCTATCTCGAATCGAAGCTCGACCTGAAGCTGATCCGTGAGTCGGGGCTGAAGATCGCCCACAACGCCATGTACGGCGCGGGCCAGGACATCGTCACCCGCCTGCTCGACGAGTCGATGGTCAACTGCTACCACTGCTCGGTCAACCCGGGATTCGATGGCATCAATCCCGAACCGATTCCCCAGTATATCGTTGATTTCGTGGAGTTCTTCAAGGAGGTCGAGACCGACGTGGCCATCATCAACGACGGCGACGCCGACCGCATCGGCATGCTCGACGAGAAGGGCGAGTTCGTCGATTCGCACAAGCTCTTCGCCATCATCCTCAAATATCTGGTCGAACAGAAGGGCCTGCGCGGAGAGGTGGCCAAAACCTTCGCACTGACCGACGTCATCGACCGAATCTGCCTGAAGCACGACCTGAAGATGCACCTCTTGCCGGTCGGGTTCAAATATGTCAGTCGTCTGATGGGCACCAACGACATTCTCATCGGCGGCGAGGAGTCCGGCGGCATCGGCATCACCTCGTTCCTGCCAGAGCGTGATGGCGTCTTTACCGGCCTGTTGATGCTCGAAATCATGGCGCGACGCCAGAAAACGCTGACCGGCCTGGTCGAGGAGCTGTACGACGAGTATGGCTTTTTCAGCTACAACCGGCTCGACATGCGGGTCGCCGAATCGAAGAAGCTGGCGATCATCGCGGCGGCTTCCGGAGGCAAACTGGCAAGCATCGCGGGATACCCGGTCACGGGCTTCAACGATCTCGACGGCTTCAAATACCATTTCGAAGGGGGGTGGCTGCTCATCCGGGCGTCGGGCACCGAACCGGTGCTGCGCATCTATTGCGAAGCCGATTCCACCGAAAAAGTGGAAAAAGTGCTCGCATTCGCCTCGAAACTCGGTTGA
- a CDS encoding nitrilase-related carbon-nitrogen hydrolase codes for MEEIAPGGRLRQPMIRLATIQFTPRLGERQANLDAIQRLLDPVEADIIVLPELCTSGYFFVTREELAPLAEAPGGVACVFFQRLSEAKRAIIVAGMPEVAEGRFYNSVFVFRPGLPEPLVYRKAHLFYKERFVFEPGDTAFPVIRDERLDLSIGIMLCYDWRFPEVSRVLALGGAELIACPSNLVTDAWRKVMPARAIENKVYVAVANRAGSETKNGERLDFKGGSAVYDPFGEAVVLAASSGDVVLVVEIDPRICSDKSFNEFNDIFADRRPELYGAICRKR; via the coding sequence GTGGAAGAAATTGCGCCCGGCGGGAGGCTCCGGCAGCCGATGATCCGCCTCGCCACCATCCAGTTCACGCCCCGCCTCGGGGAACGGCAGGCGAACCTCGACGCTATCCAGAGACTGCTCGATCCGGTCGAAGCCGATATTATCGTGCTGCCGGAGCTGTGCACGAGCGGCTATTTTTTCGTGACGCGCGAAGAGCTTGCGCCGCTTGCCGAAGCGCCGGGCGGCGTGGCGTGCGTTTTTTTCCAGCGCCTCTCTGAAGCGAAGCGAGCGATCATCGTCGCCGGTATGCCCGAAGTGGCGGAGGGGCGCTTCTACAATTCTGTGTTCGTGTTCCGGCCCGGTCTCCCGGAGCCGCTCGTCTATCGCAAGGCGCACCTTTTTTACAAGGAGCGCTTTGTCTTCGAGCCGGGCGACACCGCTTTTCCGGTCATCCGCGACGAGCGGCTCGACCTCTCCATCGGCATCATGCTCTGCTACGACTGGCGCTTTCCCGAAGTATCGCGGGTGCTGGCACTCGGCGGGGCGGAACTGATCGCCTGTCCCTCGAATCTCGTCACCGATGCGTGGCGGAAGGTGATGCCTGCGCGGGCCATCGAGAACAAGGTGTATGTGGCCGTGGCCAATCGGGCGGGAAGCGAGACGAAAAATGGCGAGAGGCTTGATTTCAAGGGGGGTTCAGCGGTGTACGATCCTTTCGGCGAAGCGGTCGTCCTGGCCGCGTCGTCGGGCGACGTTGTGCTCGTGGTGGAGATCGATCCGCGCATCTGCAGCGACAAGAGCTTCAACGAGTTCAACGATATTTTCGCCGACCGCCGCCCCGAACTGTACGGCGCAATCTGCCGGAAACGCTGA
- a CDS encoding Spy/CpxP family protein refolding chaperone: MDFLSSKRFVTTALVLLVILNVTLMGVLWWQNFVNKSYRSVEVTRFYSRNGPRGGSELALTDQQKEAFRKLRQEHFRKTMPAVQKIIEFKKELISESVKPEPDKAKLSAIADSIGHRQAWIEKDLALHFHELSMLCTPAQRDSLEKLLNNIYTVRYQKMNSLRGRPHRDQDDNNRRGPFPPPPPPEN; this comes from the coding sequence ATGGATTTTCTCTCTTCCAAGCGCTTCGTCACGACAGCCCTGGTGCTGCTGGTCATACTCAACGTCACCCTGATGGGAGTGCTCTGGTGGCAGAACTTTGTCAATAAAAGTTACCGGTCCGTCGAAGTCACCCGATTTTACAGCCGCAATGGCCCGCGTGGTGGCAGCGAACTGGCTCTGACCGATCAGCAGAAAGAGGCGTTCCGGAAACTCCGGCAGGAACATTTCCGCAAAACCATGCCTGCCGTGCAGAAAATCATCGAATTCAAAAAGGAGCTGATCTCGGAATCGGTCAAGCCGGAGCCAGACAAGGCGAAACTTTCGGCCATCGCCGACAGCATCGGCCATCGCCAGGCATGGATCGAAAAGGATCTTGCCCTCCATTTCCATGAACTTTCCATGCTTTGCACGCCAGCACAGCGCGATTCTCTGGAAAAGTTGCTCAACAATATCTACACCGTGCGGTACCAGAAGATGAATTCATTGAGAGGCAGGCCTCACCGGGATCAGGATGATAACAATCGTCGCGGCCCGTTTCCGCCGCCACCGCCTCCGGAAAACTGA